In Cloacibacillus sp. An23, the following are encoded in one genomic region:
- a CDS encoding glycosyltransferase family A protein, protein MPLVSVVIPAYNLESMIGAAVGSLAAQSFRDFEIIVVDDCSNDSTFERARDALDESGVEHRLMRHDRNKGVSAARNTGLMAARGEYVIFFDGDDLAEHDFISRLYGSVSENGGDAAFCGYKTRDAANGKEKLYPSIDGAFAMTQDELLRRRLLNRITAMLWAAIYRREFLLENGIRLTEGRTAGEDVEFVTKVIAAGAKVSFVKDCLYIYLQHENMGTRKSESSREKMITRYKHHTDAHFDEAAFIRSHMRTHTAKHIVDTYVIPIGLQRMLAVYAASGADDDYRKMLADKNVRGILFRSFRSFFDKPGVFIKSLYALLFPRLYYKTYYVRFNKR, encoded by the coding sequence ATGCCGTTAGTCAGCGTCGTCATCCCGGCCTATAATCTGGAATCTATGATAGGTGCTGCGGTTGGATCGCTCGCCGCGCAGTCATTCAGAGATTTTGAAATAATTGTCGTGGACGACTGCTCGAACGACTCCACCTTTGAGCGCGCGCGCGACGCTCTGGATGAGTCGGGCGTCGAGCACAGGCTGATGCGCCACGACCGCAACAAAGGCGTGTCCGCCGCGCGCAATACGGGACTCATGGCGGCGCGGGGCGAATACGTGATATTCTTCGACGGGGACGACCTTGCAGAGCATGATTTCATTTCCCGGCTTTACGGCAGCGTCTCGGAAAACGGCGGAGACGCTGCTTTCTGCGGTTACAAAACGCGCGACGCGGCGAACGGGAAAGAAAAGCTGTATCCGTCGATAGACGGTGCATTTGCGATGACGCAGGACGAACTTCTGCGCCGCCGCCTTTTAAACAGGATAACGGCTATGTTGTGGGCCGCGATCTACAGACGCGAATTCCTTTTGGAAAACGGCATACGTCTTACCGAAGGGAGGACGGCCGGTGAAGACGTGGAATTTGTGACGAAAGTCATAGCGGCCGGCGCGAAGGTGTCGTTTGTAAAAGACTGCCTCTACATATATCTTCAGCATGAAAACATGGGTACGAGAAAATCCGAATCGTCGCGCGAAAAAATGATAACGCGCTACAAGCATCATACTGACGCTCATTTCGACGAAGCCGCGTTCATTAGGAGCCACATGCGTACCCACACCGCAAAGCATATTGTAGATACATACGTCATACCGATAGGCCTTCAGCGTATGCTCGCCGTCTATGCGGCAAGCGGAGCTGATGATGATTACAGAAAAATGCTTGCGGATAAAAATGTGCGCGGCATACTTTTCAGAAGTTTTCGCTCGTTCTTCGACAAGCCTGGAGTTTTTATAAAGTCTCTGTACGCGCTGCTGTTTCCGAGGCTCTACTACAAGACGTACTACGTGCGTTTCAACAAAAGATAA
- a CDS encoding glycosyltransferase family 8 protein codes for MSANDKIHIALAFCDPKGTYCRHAAVTMASVFANTKHPVCLHIVHDDTLTGDNRDKLTRLSSSYGQEIKFINVENMLDAGSVDVSRLTLDGARGTLFRLLLPEICAEDKIIYLDCDIVVNMDIAELWNVPLDGRAVAAVRDVWSLDYLKGKPLPWRLDKAWRMLGVKRGEYFNAGVLLLNLKKLREEYDFLEAVADFYAKYRKCITLADQDCLNHIFAGDKLLIDERFNHIDASGATEETLYGSIWHMAGGAAKPWVLCTRPYVDDLYWRYLRLTPYCRSENELIRTMLHDLSSSPYAHLHSSDCVRRVKKQILDNIFRGHIWTLPYIFTKGLFGVKRNAEKR; via the coding sequence ATGTCTGCGAACGACAAAATCCACATAGCGCTGGCTTTCTGCGACCCTAAAGGTACTTACTGCCGTCACGCGGCCGTTACGATGGCGTCGGTCTTTGCGAACACCAAGCATCCCGTATGCCTGCACATAGTACATGACGACACGCTCACGGGCGACAACCGTGACAAGCTGACGCGGCTGTCGTCGTCCTACGGACAGGAAATAAAGTTCATCAACGTCGAGAATATGCTTGACGCCGGCAGCGTAGACGTGAGCCGTCTGACGCTCGACGGCGCGCGCGGGACTCTCTTCCGGCTCTTGCTGCCTGAGATATGCGCTGAAGACAAAATCATTTATCTAGACTGCGACATAGTCGTGAATATGGATATAGCAGAGCTGTGGAACGTCCCTCTCGACGGGCGCGCAGTCGCCGCCGTACGCGACGTGTGGTCGCTCGACTATCTGAAAGGGAAGCCATTGCCGTGGCGGCTGGATAAGGCGTGGCGCATGCTCGGCGTAAAGCGCGGCGAATATTTTAACGCCGGGGTCCTTCTTCTGAATTTGAAGAAGCTTCGTGAGGAATATGATTTCCTCGAAGCCGTCGCCGATTTCTACGCGAAATACCGTAAGTGTATCACGCTTGCCGACCAGGACTGCCTCAACCATATCTTCGCCGGCGATAAACTACTGATAGACGAGAGGTTCAACCATATAGACGCGTCTGGTGCGACGGAAGAAACGCTCTATGGCTCGATCTGGCATATGGCGGGAGGAGCGGCTAAGCCGTGGGTGCTTTGCACGCGCCCGTATGTAGACGATTTGTACTGGCGTTATCTCAGGCTTACGCCGTACTGCCGCAGCGAGAACGAGCTGATACGGACGATGCTTCATGATTTGTCGTCGTCGCCGTACGCGCATCTCCACTCGTCCGACTGCGTGCGGCGCGTAAAAAAACAGATACTCGACAACATCTTCAGAGGTCATATATGGACGCTGCCGTATATATTCACAAAAGGGCTGTTCGGAGTGAAGAGAAATGCGGAAAAACGGTAG
- a CDS encoding O-antigen ligase family protein yields MRLYDVSYEIAARYIYLTSIIFTIFAPAVHYVGYVLVLGLLIYGRVRYKDKLVSFKSKSCKDISIVMTVFFIWSAFANVFFMTDFEVWGQGASVYLELLVGYIFAVRLFDSEDARKTFIKFFVPLTTFIFCLIIIKAYVPLPFTLPKRLTMNGNTLGLYPVLAVPYIFFYALWIWEKRYFLKYFSCIVSMVTLFISFASGAWLTVFLMLPFILYYAACAGKIKLVSIGAGICAGVLVLAAFNHISGGAIQKRFEVELRQISSVRDAQSLTNHRSSIWRIVSGLVADRPIAGYGRKNLEEVYGRALKENTEYAKLDFVARSHAHNMYLELAVSSGVPSVLLFVAALFMMIKKCWRGRFRIENGVPWHLIFLVMLGGQLVYGMTGDVFEARRDLAVIFWASMGIIAALPETREKKDCGFAPQSATTE; encoded by the coding sequence ATGAGACTGTACGATGTTTCGTATGAAATCGCCGCGAGATATATCTATCTGACATCGATAATTTTCACCATATTCGCCCCCGCCGTACACTACGTCGGCTATGTCCTCGTCCTCGGGCTGCTGATCTACGGGCGCGTGAGATATAAAGATAAGTTGGTATCCTTCAAAAGCAAGTCATGCAAGGATATTTCTATCGTAATGACGGTCTTTTTCATTTGGAGCGCTTTCGCCAATGTGTTCTTCATGACGGATTTTGAAGTGTGGGGCCAAGGCGCGTCGGTGTACCTTGAACTTCTGGTTGGCTACATTTTCGCAGTGCGGCTGTTTGATTCGGAGGATGCGCGGAAGACGTTCATCAAATTCTTCGTTCCTCTTACGACTTTCATCTTTTGCCTGATAATCATCAAGGCTTACGTTCCGCTCCCGTTCACTTTGCCTAAACGTCTTACGATGAACGGCAACACTCTTGGGCTGTATCCTGTGCTTGCTGTTCCGTATATTTTCTTTTACGCCCTGTGGATATGGGAAAAACGATACTTTCTGAAATATTTCTCGTGCATCGTCAGCATGGTGACTCTCTTCATCTCGTTCGCAAGCGGAGCGTGGCTCACGGTGTTCCTCATGCTCCCGTTCATACTATATTATGCTGCGTGCGCCGGGAAAATTAAACTTGTCAGCATCGGAGCCGGGATATGCGCTGGCGTGCTCGTGCTGGCGGCTTTCAACCATATTTCCGGCGGCGCCATACAGAAACGTTTTGAAGTAGAGCTTCGCCAAATATCTTCCGTTCGGGACGCGCAATCGCTGACCAACCACAGGTCGTCGATTTGGCGCATAGTCTCCGGCCTCGTGGCAGATCGTCCGATAGCCGGATACGGAAGAAAGAATCTGGAAGAGGTCTACGGACGCGCTCTGAAAGAAAATACTGAGTATGCCAAGCTTGATTTCGTCGCGCGCAGCCACGCGCACAACATGTACCTCGAGCTTGCAGTCTCATCCGGCGTTCCATCGGTTCTTCTCTTCGTAGCTGCGCTTTTTATGATGATAAAAAAATGCTGGCGAGGACGCTTTCGTATTGAAAACGGTGTGCCGTGGCATCTTATCTTCCTCGTGATGCTCGGCGGGCAGTTGGTTTACGGCATGACAGGCGACGTGTTTGAGGCGCGCAGGGATCTTGCCGTCATTTTCTGGGCGTCCATGGGCATTATTGCAGCGCTGCCTGAGACGCGTGAAAAAAAAGATTGCGGCTTTGCGCCTCAGTCTGCTACTACTGAATAA
- a CDS encoding RNA-binding domain-containing protein — translation MLRTIRKLIKEGEGFTVEFKKCKDSLPSSVFETICAFLNRHGGDILLGVDDGGNVTGVKDEAIEQIKKDFASSVNNKQKLSPTFYINLDAYKLNGKYILHTHIPESSQVHRCCGRIYDRNEDGDFDITDNTALVSEMYIRKNNTYTENRIFPFAEMSDLRKDLIARARITAVNARGGGHPWALMSDEELLKSASLISKDMTTGKSGITLACILLFGKDETIMNALPHHRTDAIMRRKDLDRYDDRDDIRTNLLESYDRLCAFAAKHLNDAFSLEGTIRISVRDKIMRELVANCLIHREYSNAFPAKLIIEKDRVYTENANKPIRTGRIDIRDYTPYPKNPVIARVFKEMGYADELGSGIRNIVKYTKIYADTEPVFEEGDIFRTYIFINERLSAADDNTGRPLETESEPKMRPKTEPKIRPKTEPKMRPKTEAVTTEEIILALRERTDASKREIAEMLGQKSISGSLKKSMASLLKEGLIEPTIPDKPRSRYQRYRMTKKGLERSKSAG, via the coding sequence ATGCTGAGGACAATAAGAAAGCTGATAAAAGAAGGAGAAGGCTTCACCGTTGAATTCAAAAAATGCAAAGATTCTTTGCCGTCGAGCGTGTTTGAAACAATATGCGCGTTCCTCAACAGACATGGCGGAGACATCCTGCTCGGCGTCGACGACGGCGGTAACGTTACCGGAGTAAAGGATGAGGCGATCGAACAGATTAAGAAAGATTTCGCCAGTTCAGTCAACAATAAACAAAAACTGAGCCCTACGTTTTACATCAATCTCGACGCTTATAAACTGAACGGGAAGTATATACTGCACACACATATCCCGGAAAGTTCGCAGGTACATAGATGCTGTGGACGCATTTACGACAGGAACGAGGACGGGGACTTCGATATCACGGATAATACCGCTCTCGTCTCCGAAATGTACATCAGAAAAAACAATACTTACACCGAAAATAGGATTTTCCCTTTTGCGGAGATGTCCGACCTTCGCAAAGACCTTATAGCCAGAGCAAGAATCACGGCGGTCAACGCGCGTGGCGGCGGGCATCCGTGGGCTCTGATGTCTGACGAGGAGCTGTTGAAAAGCGCGAGCCTGATAAGCAAAGACATGACGACGGGCAAATCAGGAATAACTCTCGCGTGTATCCTGCTTTTCGGCAAAGACGAGACCATTATGAACGCTCTTCCGCACCACAGAACGGACGCTATTATGCGCAGAAAGGACTTGGACCGGTACGACGACAGAGACGATATCCGCACAAATCTACTGGAAAGCTACGACAGGCTGTGCGCGTTTGCGGCAAAACATCTCAACGACGCATTCAGTCTGGAAGGGACGATAAGGATCAGCGTCAGGGATAAGATTATGCGAGAGCTTGTCGCCAACTGTCTGATACATAGGGAATATTCAAACGCGTTTCCGGCGAAACTCATTATCGAAAAAGACAGGGTATATACCGAAAACGCCAACAAACCCATCAGGACAGGACGCATAGATATCCGGGATTATACCCCGTATCCAAAGAATCCTGTGATCGCACGTGTTTTTAAGGAAATGGGTTATGCCGACGAACTAGGGTCGGGCATTAGAAATATTGTCAAATATACAAAAATATATGCGGATACCGAACCCGTTTTTGAAGAAGGAGATATTTTCAGAACGTATATTTTCATCAATGAGCGCCTTTCCGCGGCCGACGATAATACGGGACGGCCGCTTGAGACGGAAAGCGAGCCCAAGATGAGGCCCAAGACCGAGCCCAAGATAAGGCCCAAGACAGAGCCCAAGATGAGGCCCAAGACAGAGGCGGTAACAACGGAAGAAATTATTCTTGCCCTGCGCGAGCGTACAGACGCAAGCAAGCGCGAAATCGCGGAAATGCTGGGACAAAAGAGTATTTCCGGTTCATTGAAAAAAAGTATGGCGTCGCTGCTGAAGGAAGGGCTGATAGAGCCGACTATACCGGATAAACCGAGAAGCCGTTATCAGCGTTACAGAATGACGAAAAAGGGATTGGAGCGCTCGAAGTCTGCCGGCTAA